In Carassius carassius chromosome 5, fCarCar2.1, whole genome shotgun sequence, one genomic interval encodes:
- the LOC132140370 gene encoding C-X-C motif chemokine 11-6-like — protein MKTIAAFVLLICLIAVGVKGQDRSSKGRCFCADKGANMVLVKNIEKVEIIPPSPSCRKHEIIVTLKNGSGRKCMNPESKFTQNVIIKALEKRSQQTAPHSTTASVPLKNTMTSSSAPTSFK, from the exons ATGAAGACTATTGCAGCTTTTGTTCTTCTCATCTGCCTGATCGCTGTAGGGGTGAAAG GACAGGACAGGTCTTCAAAGGGCAGGTGCTTCTGTGCAGACAAAGGTGCAAACATGGTTTTAGTCAAGAACATCGAGAAGGTTGAAATCATCCCTCCAAGTCCATCTTGTCGCAAACATGAGATTAT tgTCACTCTGAAGAATGGATCAGGACGGAAATGCATGAATCCAGAGTCAAAATTCACTCAAAATGTCATCATAAAGGCTCTTGAAAAGAG AAGCCAGCAGACAGCTCCACACAGTACAACTGCCTCTGTGCCTCTGAAGAACACCATGACTTCATCATCAGCACCAACATCCTTCAAATGA
- the LOC132140369 gene encoding C-X-C motif chemokine 11-6-like: MKTIAAFVLLICLIAVGVKGQDRSSKGRCFCADKGANMVLVKNIEKVEIIPPSPSCRKHEIIVTLKNGAGRKCMNPESKFTQNVIIKALEKRSQQTAPHSTTASVPLKNTMTSSSAPTSFK; the protein is encoded by the exons ATGAAGACTATTGCAGCTTTTGTTCTTCTCATCTGCCTGATCGCTGTAGGGGTGAAAG GACAGGACAGGTCTTCAAAGGGAAGGTGCTTCTGTGCAGACAAAGGTGCAAACATGGTTTTAGTCAAGAACATCGAGAAGGTTGAAATCATCCCTCCAAGTCCATCTTGTCGCAAACATGAGATAAT TGTCACTCTGAAGAATGGTGCAGGACGAAAATGCATGAATCCAGAGTCAAAATTCACTCAAAATGTCATCATAAAGGCTCTTGAAAAGAG AAGCCAGCAGACAGCTCCACACAGTACAACTGCCTCTGTGCCTCTGAAGAACACCATGACTTCATCATCAGCACCAACATCCTTCAAATGA